In the Nocardioides marmotae genome, CGCTCGGAGCAGCGCTGCATCGTCCCACGTGTCCGCCGGTACGAGCCGCCACCAGTACTTGGCGGTTCCGCCGCGGAAGCGGAATCGGTCTTGCACGAGGAGTTCTTTGCTCTTGTCGAAGTCCTCCACGGACGAGTTGTACACGCGGATCTCGACGTGTCCGCCGCCGCCCGGCAACCGCACCTCCGGCAACGACTCCCAAGCGCCCTGAACGACCGCGCTTGATCCTCGTGCCTCGGTCCAGAACTCGGAAGGGTCGCGATTGGTGGTTACGACGTCGAGGTGCATATGGGGTCGGCTTACTCCCACGTAGAACAGCCTGCGTTCGGCCTCAGTCAGGGTCGGGATGGTGTCGCCGAAGACATGGAACAGGGTCCACGTCGGATGGATCAGCGGATAGTTCCGCTGCGTGACATCGACGAGGATGACCGTGTCTGCCTCTTGGCCCTTGAAGCCGTGAGTCGAACTGAAGCGAAGTTCCTCTGGCTCCTCGACGTCCAGGATCTGCCGGAGGTAGGCGCCGTAGGCGGCGAACTCCGAGAAAGTGCGTGGATCTTCGTCGAGGTTGACGGTCCACGTCCCGCGTCGCTTACGGGAGAGCACGGCGACAGTACGACCTTTAACGCGATGTTCCTGGATTAGGCGGAGGAGCGCCGGAGTCTGTCGGTCGTATTCACCGAAGGCGGCAGCCTCGATCGGCGATGGATCGAAGGTGTCTGCTGTGAACTCACGAATGTGGCCGCGCTCCATGCGCGCTGCCTGAGCCGGAGCCCCGCGGCCCCCCATGACGGTGTTGCCAAGCGTGACGAGTGTGGTGGCCGAGCGTCGGTTGGTCGCGAGGGCGAGTCGGGTCGCATCCCGGAAGTCGGCTTCGAACGAACTGAAGTAGGCCGTGCTGGAGCCGGCGAACTCGTTGATGGCTTGCCAGTCGTCGCCCACGGCCATGACACGACACTTGGGGGATGTCCGCAAGATGGCATCGAGGAGCTCGAAGAACATCAAGGAGAAGTCTTGGAACTCGTCGACGACGATGTGTTCCAGCGTGCTCAGATCGCCCTCGACTCTGCCGCCGCGGCCAAACGACGTGGTGCCTGTTCTCACCTTGTCGACGGCGCGCCACATGAGTCCAGTGAAGTCTTCCTTCGCGTCGGCGGTGAGGCTGGCAGCGTAGGCGTCGAGAAGTTCGGCGCCGAGGTCGATGAATCGGTCGAGGTCGGGGTCGTCCATGCCCATGGTGGCCCAGGCCTGACGAAGATCCTCACCTGCCCAGCGGCGCTGTCGTGCGCGGCCGATGATCGTGGTCGTGGCGTCAGTGAACCTGTCCAGGGCGCGCTTCTTGATTCGGTGCCACAGCTCCTCATCGGTGAGTGGGTGCAGTGGCGCGCCGACGCTGCGGAGGTCTGCCAGCATCCTCTCCTCGAAGCCGGGCTTCGCGATGTCGCTCGGGAAGTACTCCAGGAACACCTCGTCCCTCTCAGCCCAGAACTCGCGCTTGGCCTGGCTCTGACGGTCGTAGTCGGGGTCTCCTTGAAGGCCGAAGTACTCGATGACGATTCGGCGCTTCTTGTTCTGGTCGTAGATGGAGAAGTCGGGCTTGTAGTTCTGACCGTTCCAACGCACATCGTGTTCGTAGCCGTAGTAGGACTCGGCTCCACGCCCGTCACCGGCGATGCCGTTGCTGAACAGGATGTTCG is a window encoding:
- a CDS encoding UvrD-helicase domain-containing protein — translated: MDAAARQLLIKLLASWSDWPERRTWYLAEHIPHVISTGPEAGRNIEERVNLGSLHKHLDLEEWEVLGLLLVQTEKRDEGPIAAFRAKVNRDRAQVLDEERTERAAEKRRQRDAEEQERRAHRAERERAHAEQQASKRAAEEVERERLRRLEREERDRSARDRAAEKKQLMDRLRVEIEKHFLGAAEWLRHNDPDHLISVQEFQDALVNHVTGWCRTNVTMPNGKAFVPDTSQALAIATHGRHALVGARAGSGKTATMVARSVFLIQACGVDPSRILMLAFNVAAADEMRDRLEKMLPQGRVPHVMTFHALAHRVVHPSQNLLFDRSDSMRALNRHVQDVRDELMRTPGKEELVREVMLAYFRRDWSRILERGDNLSATDQLAYRRHLQDESIKGDFVKSYGEKVIANILFSNGIAGDGRGAESYYGYEHDVRWNGQNYKPDFSIYDQNKKRRIVIEYFGLQGDPDYDRQSQAKREFWAERDEVFLEYFPSDIAKPGFEERMLADLRSVGAPLHPLTDEELWHRIKKRALDRFTDATTTIIGRARQRRWAGEDLRQAWATMGMDDPDLDRFIDLGAELLDAYAASLTADAKEDFTGLMWRAVDKVRTGTTSFGRGGRVEGDLSTLEHIVVDEFQDFSLMFFELLDAILRTSPKCRVMAVGDDWQAINEFAGSSTAYFSSFEADFRDATRLALATNRRSATTLVTLGNTVMGGRGAPAQAARMERGHIREFTADTFDPSPIEAAAFGEYDRQTPALLRLIQEHRVKGRTVAVLSRKRRGTWTVNLDEDPRTFSEFAAYGAYLRQILDVEEPEELRFSSTHGFKGQEADTVILVDVTQRNYPLIHPTWTLFHVFGDTIPTLTEAERRLFYVGVSRPHMHLDVVTTNRDPSEFWTEARGSSAVVQGAWESLPEVRLPGGGGHVEIRVYNSSVEDFDKSKELLVQDRFRFRGGTAKYWWRLVPADTWDDAALLRAPWAQHPGVRIEAWSDGRRDFEHRVPGGRQAWSPF